The following nucleotide sequence is from Triticum dicoccoides isolate Atlit2015 ecotype Zavitan chromosome 7B, WEW_v2.0, whole genome shotgun sequence.
CTGACATTGGAGCCTTCCAACTAGACCGAGCCATTACTATCCTGGTACGCTGTAGCAAGTCATTCCAGGCAATGTAGTAGCTGGGGAGAACAGTATACAAACatgtttttcagttttttttctTCACAAGAAATCGAATATTTTAGGAATCAAGAATAATTTTGCAAAATGTGTATATTTTTTAAAACGGGGTTTCTAAAAACATctaaacattttctgaattttttcacaattTAGGTTTTTTTTTTAAATTCCCACACATTTTTCTTAAACGTTAAATTTTTACAAACATGATCgttttatgatttttttaaatttgttttgaaaATGGGGACATTTTTTTGATTTCTGAACAAATTATATAAATGAAGAAATCTTTTTTAAAATTATGAATTTTTTTCGAAATGTGCACATTTTcttaacacaaacattttttgaactggAATTTTTTATACACTATTTTTTCTAAATTTCTGAACTCTTTTTAAAAATATTAACAACTTTTTGAAATTGTGAGCACTCTCataaaatcaagaacatttttatgaAATTTGTGAGTTAAAAAATAAAAATGGGAAAAAAATgggaaaaagaaaaatataaacaaaaagaactaagaaagaaaaaaagaaaaaaggaaaccgGTCAAGAACCCTTATAGAAGGTTCTCAAAATTGGGTACTGTCGTAGCCTAAGTCGCCCAGCTCACTTACTCTTGCGCTCGTCTATTCTGTGCGTTTCAATGTTACTTTGACACAACTTGGGTCATATAGGCTTTTCCGGATCTGAGACCATTTTCAAAAGGACACGTTCCATCGCTTAGGATGAGATACCTTATAGAACAAATCCCACTTGACACCTTAAGCGCCGTATAACAGGGCGAAAACCCGTACCTTGCGTTCTGGACCTAGCCCATTTTGATTtcctattttttatatatatttatttCTTCATTTTAGTACTTTTCCATCATTTTTGTTGATTTTTTTGTATTTTGTCGATTTATTTGTTATTTTTATTTCTCTTGGACTTATATTTTTTCCTATAGTATATGGACATATAACTACATATGtatgatttaaaaaaaattataGTCTTTCTATAAAATAAAATATTTTTTGATAAATTTCTTATTTGTACATAGcaacatttttcaaaattctgaTGAAATTTTACTTCTGCCCATGTAATCACATATATGTATGTACATGATTTTTAATTTTTATGATATGGCCTTTCCCCAATTAATAAAATGAATTTTAATTATATttaacctgttaagcaaaactattTTTTTTCCAGAAACTAAAAATATATCAGAATTAAATGGGTTGTGCCGTGGTTGATCCATATAAGGCATCTAATAGGACTCACCTTACATGCTACCGATATGTAAACTTAATCTGCATGTTTTGTTTGGAAAGCATGATTCTGAGCTATTCCTTCTCAAATTGAGCTACTTTTACGTCAAGTTTATTTTTGGGTTGCTCTATTTAGCATTCTGAATCCTATGCAAATATTTAACCCTAAGCTCGAGCTTGTGGTGGTGGTCCGGTATAGGTTAGTTTTTTCCTTGATTGAAAAAGAACAGTTGAGTATGAACCTCTTTGCTTAGTGGGAAACGAGCTAGGTTTGAAGCAAAGTTTGCTAGCTTTATTTCGACATACCTCGAGTTAAAGTACATCTACAACCTATGAGTGGGATATCTGTCTTTATACGaaattttcatttttctttcttagGTATTTCTCCTGTTATGGACTCATATCGTTCATATTGATTGCCCATTCAATTATAGGATGAATAAGTAAAGCTACTTTCAAGATTTACGTTCTTTTACGACACTGCCATTCTGAATAGCCTTTCATGTGCCCATTGTTTCTTATGTGGTTGTTGCTTAGTTATTGTGGCTTAATTTGTCAATAaactatttttttcatgaatacacAAAGCTTGCGTATCATTTTATTGATAGATGAAGTTAAAAAAAAGTACATCAGATAGTACAACGCATGACACGAATGCAAGAGGCGTGAACATGGAGCGGGGAGCAGAGAAACATGAAAAGCTCGACCCAAACAAAAAAATCACGGTTAAACTCGCCGCCCTGGGACGCAGCCCAAACGAAACACACAAGACGACCAACATCTCAAAATCCACTGCCTAGGATGCCGTGAACAGACAAGATGGCGCTTGCATGAAGGAGAACAACGCCGAGGCGCCGTCGCCGTTTGATCCGAGAAGCCGGACCTAGGGTTTCCTCTTACGCTCGAAAAGGGACACAAATAGCAGTCATGGCCGCGCCTCCAAAGAAAGAACAACACCTGCAGGCAAAGGCGTGGCCAGGTTTGACCAACGCCCCAGGCCAACTTCATGCTACAATGATGCACAATAGTAAAAATTGTTTACTGTTGCAACCATCACCAAAGAGAATTGCTGCCACGCCAGGGCGAAGGCCCCTATTGCCCGGGGCCTGGCTACGCCACTGCCCGTAGGTAACAAATGGATCATAGGAAGATCATTTGTTTTCTGGCTAAAAATGGTTAGAGATTAGCTCGAAACCGTTATAGCTTAACCTCTAGCTCGGATCAAATAAAGCTTACCTGTTTTATCAACTTATCCAAGCTGAGTTTAGCCTAAATCGCTCAAGCTGGACCTTTGATCCCTGTCCTCCGACAGGGAGAAAAGATTCACCTCGCAATTTGGCATAAAACTCCATACGACACAATCTGATTGGATGACGACGGTGAGGTGAATCTTTTGATGGAATTTGATTGTTCACTCAGTGATGTCGATGGCCCAGCTTACATATGTTTGCACATTGCCTAAAACCGCTCATATTCATTACCAGTCAACATTAACATTCCCATAAACAGCTGCATGCCTTCAGCTTTCATCTGCTACTTGTTTATGTCCACCCGGCCCCATGTGAAGACGGTCGCGACTATATGTCGCACTTGGCAGATTGTAGCTGCCGCATCTACTTCGACCAGCAAGTTCCAAGAACAATACAACCGTCTCACATATGCCATTTCACTACCAATTAAGCTAGCAAAGTAGCCTAGATGCAGGGCTCCTTTCAACATGCTGATTTTTAACTAGTTTCCACACGAAGGACCTTGACAACGTTACCGTACCGGCGCCGGCCGCACAAACAAACGAAACCGTGCCAGTTAAGTCCGCGATTTCCCCTTCCTTGGACGCGCATTTGGCACCCTATCGGCGATCATGATTCGCCTCAGCACACTAGCTGCGTCGATCCGGGTAATACTTTGCTAAAACTCGTATTATAAAACCATACACCACACAAACAGTAGCTAGTTTGGAGTTGCGCTTGCACCAATGACATTCCCTCGTCAAGCCCACAGCCCAGCGCCACCGCCGTCGCACCCATGGCCGTCGGGAGGATCTTCAAAGGATGACCCCGCGTCTCAAGGTGGGATCATCGCTGGCCTCGTCATCGGCTTCGTGGCCTCCTTGCTCCTCTTCACCGTGGCGTGGAGCGTCTTCAAGGGGCACCGCAACAGCCGCGCTCGCGCCcgcgccgcggcggcggccgccgctcgGCCGTGGCCACCGCCGGAACCTTACAGCCCACGCAGCGACGAAGAGCGGCAGAGCCGAAGCGGCAGCGACCCGAGCCAGACGGCCCGTCTGCCGGCGTTCACGTACAGCCCGTCCGTGAAGCACAACgtggcgggcggcggcgaggaggcggcgacgtGCTCGGTGTGCCTCGGCGCGTTCCTGCTCGGAGAGACGGTCCGGCTGCTGCCGGTGTGCCTGCACCTCTACCACGTCGGGTGCATCGACCCGTGGCTGGACGCGCACTCGACGTGCCCGCTCTGCCGCTCCGACACCGACCCGACGATCGACGCCGTCCGGATACTGCCTGTTTAGGCCTTCGTTCTGCCGGCGAGTGGCGTAGATACATGAGGTATAGCCGCAGCACTACTGTAAAGATTCGCGAGGATAGTTGGAGTGTACACTCATGCATTTATTTTGCTGGAGATTATTTTTTTACGACGTAGTATGACTTTGTCTCAAACTCTCAATACATTGCTTGGTATATCAACATTTGCCTCTTTTGGTGATGTTACCGGATTAGTTACCAATTGTGTCAAGAGTCTTGTTGCGCTAATTTGTTGCGGTGACATTGATCTTGGTGACGTTCTTCAGGCCTTCCCGGCTATTCGCTCCACCTTCTCAATGAGATATTTGGGACTGTCTCTTTCAGTTACAAGGTTGAAGAGGATACACTTTCAGTTCTTAGAAGATAAAGTTGCTCGGAAGCTGCCGCCTTGGATCGTGAGGCATGTAGCTACCCCGGGCCGCGTCGTTTTGGTCAAGGTTGTGCTTACCGCCATTGCTATATATCATATTACGCCTCTGGAGTTGCCGGTGAAAGTGAGGAAGAAGATTGATAGTTTGCGGCCCGCCTACCTATGGGCGGGATGTGACAAGGTGACTGGTGGAAAATGCAAGGTCAACTGGAAACTTGTCTGTAAGCCCAAGATCTTCGGTGGTTTGGGCATCCTCAACCTAGAGAAGTTTGCTACTGCCCTTCGATTGCGATGGCTTTGGTATGAATGGGCTGACCCACCCAAGACTTGGATTGAGATGGGAACGCCATGCAATGACAATGATAGGGGCATTTTTGCGGCGGCCACCACGATCCGCATTGGAGATGGAGGTAAGGCGAAGTTCTGGGAATCACCCTGGCTCCAAGGCATGAGACCCGAAGATATTGCTCCTAGGATCTTTGATCTCTCAAAAAAGAAATCTTCCTCAGTCCAAACTGCTCTCCTCAACAATTTTTGGGTTAATCAAATTGATACCCATCATGGGATCACCCTTGAGCACCTACAGGAGTTCACCACACTTTGGGAGAAACTATCCTCTGTTACTCTCAACAACAGTATGCAAGATACTATCCACTGGAAGTTCACCTCTCAAGGAGAATACTCGACGTCGACTGCCTATATGGCGCAGTTTGCTGGACACACGACTAGCATCATGCCTGCTGCTGTTTGGAAGGTTTGGCCCCTCCGAAATGCAAGTTTTTTGCTTGGTTGATAATTCAAAACAGAGTATGGACGGCCGGTCGATTGCTCCGCCGTGGTTGGCCGAACTGCAACCTTTGCCCGCTTTGCAAGCAAATCCAGGATATGGTAGCGCATCTTCTCTTTCAGTGTAGATTCTCCCAGCACCATGGCTCATTTTTTTACTATTCTCGGGTAATTTTTAAAATATGAGGAAGAAAGTTTTAATAAAGTATAGCATGGCATTTTTCATGTAAATTGAGCATTGTTGTTGTAAATTATGTTTTGTTTTTGTCTTTtctttattataaaaatatatatgatttttttttcttaatggcattttttaattcttttgggCCTAGCCAATTTTCTCCTGGTGATCGAACCGTTCGTTGGGATCCTCCCTAGCTAATGATCGCCAGAAATCCTCGTCCTAAAAATATGGGACCACCTATGTATAAGTTGTGCGGCCCTTTATTATGTTTCGGTCATTTTTTCTTACCAATGGTTGACAATAGCCACGCAATCCGTGGCTATCAAGACACTCCTAAGATGAAGATCCTTCATCAAAGAGAGAGCCTCGCAACAAGCACGTGCTTCTAGACACTCAGGATCAACTAGTCCGTTGAAAATAATGACTGAGGCACCAAGGGTAGATGGTATCTACCCTGATCATCGCGGCATATTGCCGCACTTGCTCCCCCGTTCTTTGAACTGTTGCATCCACGTTAAACTTTGCAACT
It contains:
- the LOC119338918 gene encoding E3 ubiquitin-protein ligase EL5-like, which gives rise to MTFPRQAHSPAPPPSHPWPSGGSSKDDPASQGGIIAGLVIGFVASLLLFTVAWSVFKGHRNSRARARAAAAAAARPWPPPEPYSPRSDEERQSRSGSDPSQTARLPAFTYSPSVKHNVAGGGEEAATCSVCLGAFLLGETVRLLPVCLHLYHVGCIDPWLDAHSTCPLCRSDTDPTIDAVRILPV